One genomic window of Globicephala melas chromosome 8, mGloMel1.2, whole genome shotgun sequence includes the following:
- the TSPAN18 gene encoding tetraspanin-18 isoform X1 — protein MEGDCLSCMKYLMFVFNFFIFLGGACLLGIGIWVMVDPTGFREIVAANPLLITGAYILLAMGGLLFLLGFLGCCGAVRENKCLLLLFFLFILIIFLAELSAAILAFIFRENLTREFFTKELTKHYQGNNDTDVFSATWNSVMITFGCCGVNGPEDFKFASVFRLLTLDSDEVPEACCRREPQSRDGVLLSREECLLGRDLFLNKQGCYTVILNAFETYVYLAGALAIGVLAIEVSKGPHFCGSSEERQTPTQGLRQIPHGLHPQPASVSRSLTQDPVGPHCRDDGQVSPAVPVCCLRVTLGLWTHLSESAGGGHGQALRVAALTPTHGPE, from the exons ATGGAAGGCGACTGTCTGAGCTGCATGAAGTATCTGATGTTTGTGTTCAATTTCTTCATATTT CTGGGTGGGGCCTGCCTGCTGGGCATCGGCATCTGGGTCATGGTGGACCCCACCGGCTTCCGGGAGATCGTGGCCGCCAACCCCCTACTCATCACGGGCGCCTACATCCTCTTGGCCATGGGGGGCCTGCTTTTTCTGCTCGGCTTCCTGGGCTGCTGCGGGGCCGTCCGGGAGAACAAGTGTCTGCTGCTGTTG TTCTTCCTGTTCATCCTGATCATCTTCCTGGCGGAACTCTCGGCGGCCATCTTGGCCTTCATCTTCAGGGAGAAC ctCACCCGCGAATTCTTCACCAAGGAGCTCACCAAGCACTACCAGGGCAACAACGACACAGACGTCTTCTCTGCCACCTGGAACTCTGTCATGATCACA TTTGGTTGCTGTGGGGTCAACGGGCCTGAAGACTTTAAGTTTGCATCAGTTTTCCGACTCCTGACTTTGGACAGTGACGAGGTGCCGGAGGCCTGCTGCCGGAGAGAACCCCAGAGTCGGGACGGGGTCCTGCTGAGCAGGGAGGAATGCCTCCTGGGAAGAGACCTGTTCCTGAACAAGCAG GGCTGTTACACGGTGATCCTCAACGCCTTCGAAACTTACGTCTACCTGGCCGGAGCCCTCGCCATAGGGGTGCTGGCCATCGAGGTAAGTAAAGGCCCCCACTTCTGTGGCTCCTCAGAAGAAAGACAGACACCTACACAGGGTCTCAGGCAGATCCCCCATGGCCTGCACCCCCAGCCTGCCTCCGTCTCCAGGTCCTTAACCCAGGACCCAGTGGGTCCCCACTGCAGGGACGATGGGCAGGTAAGCCCAGCCGTGCCTGTCTGCTGCCTGCGAGTCACCCTGGGACTCTGGACACATCTGAGCGAGTCTGCGGGCGGTGGGCATGGACAGGCCCTGAGAGTCGCTGCCCTCACCCCTACCCACGGTCCAGAGTGA
- the TSPAN18 gene encoding tetraspanin-18 isoform X2: MEGDCLSCMKYLMFVFNFFIFLGGACLLGIGIWVMVDPTGFREIVAANPLLITGAYILLAMGGLLFLLGFLGCCGAVRENKCLLLLFFLFILIIFLAELSAAILAFIFRENLTREFFTKELTKHYQGNNDTDVFSATWNSVMITFGCCGVNGPEDFKFASVFRLLTLDSDEVPEACCRREPQSRDGVLLSREECLLGRDLFLNKQGCYTVILNAFETYVYLAGALAIGVLAIELFAMVFAMCLFRGIQ; this comes from the exons ATGGAAGGCGACTGTCTGAGCTGCATGAAGTATCTGATGTTTGTGTTCAATTTCTTCATATTT CTGGGTGGGGCCTGCCTGCTGGGCATCGGCATCTGGGTCATGGTGGACCCCACCGGCTTCCGGGAGATCGTGGCCGCCAACCCCCTACTCATCACGGGCGCCTACATCCTCTTGGCCATGGGGGGCCTGCTTTTTCTGCTCGGCTTCCTGGGCTGCTGCGGGGCCGTCCGGGAGAACAAGTGTCTGCTGCTGTTG TTCTTCCTGTTCATCCTGATCATCTTCCTGGCGGAACTCTCGGCGGCCATCTTGGCCTTCATCTTCAGGGAGAAC ctCACCCGCGAATTCTTCACCAAGGAGCTCACCAAGCACTACCAGGGCAACAACGACACAGACGTCTTCTCTGCCACCTGGAACTCTGTCATGATCACA TTTGGTTGCTGTGGGGTCAACGGGCCTGAAGACTTTAAGTTTGCATCAGTTTTCCGACTCCTGACTTTGGACAGTGACGAGGTGCCGGAGGCCTGCTGCCGGAGAGAACCCCAGAGTCGGGACGGGGTCCTGCTGAGCAGGGAGGAATGCCTCCTGGGAAGAGACCTGTTCCTGAACAAGCAG GGCTGTTACACGGTGATCCTCAACGCCTTCGAAACTTACGTCTACCTGGCCGGAGCCCTCGCCATAGGGGTGCTGGCCATCGAG